A window of Acidimicrobiales bacterium contains these coding sequences:
- a CDS encoding DUF6676 family protein: MVAASPAARAQQVDPAVTDLRDHDVTFEEGALSGSELDQLDSATADLQDDGGYFKVAVLAENVTRYDDARAFADEVRDGLGGEGRVMVVTPSEVGVASNVDPQAEVEDAEVAAADALNGGDSLAKATEQGAKELGIDTGGGGGGISWFWVLLLIALPLLLLWFLWRAARRMRQGAATATAEEIGAAEAKVRASVDASANDLLELADRVDLPGAPPEARAAFGQGAQTFTEVQELLEGADTRPELERAWPKVVEANWQLDTARALLDGQPAPAKPEPEDLFPPVVVPSGSPAGSPVSSSTPASAPVPRPEPHYRQPSASPWLTTAAMAAMAMLSQRGMQQPRTRPSMDDGAFGSWSGGLPPTPSSGRSRNGGGGGRGGRIVTPSGQRRRGMGRR; this comes from the coding sequence TTGGTCGCCGCCAGCCCGGCGGCCCGCGCCCAGCAGGTCGACCCGGCGGTCACCGACCTCCGTGACCACGACGTCACCTTCGAGGAGGGGGCGCTGTCCGGCAGCGAGCTCGACCAGCTCGACAGTGCCACCGCCGACCTGCAGGACGACGGCGGCTACTTCAAGGTCGCGGTGCTGGCCGAGAACGTCACCCGCTACGACGACGCCCGGGCCTTCGCCGACGAGGTCCGCGACGGGCTCGGGGGCGAGGGTCGGGTGATGGTGGTCACGCCCAGCGAGGTGGGGGTGGCGTCGAACGTCGACCCGCAGGCCGAGGTCGAGGACGCCGAGGTGGCCGCGGCCGACGCCCTCAACGGCGGCGACTCGCTGGCGAAGGCCACCGAGCAGGGGGCGAAGGAGCTGGGCATCGACACCGGGGGCGGGGGCGGCGGGATCAGCTGGTTCTGGGTGCTGCTGCTGATCGCCCTGCCGCTGCTGCTCCTGTGGTTCCTGTGGCGGGCCGCCCGGCGGATGCGCCAGGGCGCGGCGACCGCGACCGCCGAGGAGATCGGCGCCGCCGAGGCCAAGGTGCGGGCGTCGGTCGACGCGTCCGCCAACGACCTGCTCGAGCTGGCCGACCGCGTCGACCTGCCCGGCGCCCCGCCCGAGGCCCGGGCCGCCTTCGGTCAGGGCGCCCAGACCTTCACCGAGGTGCAGGAGCTGCTCGAAGGCGCCGACACCCGGCCCGAGCTGGAGCGGGCCTGGCCCAAGGTGGTCGAGGCCAACTGGCAGCTCGACACCGCCCGGGCCCTGCTCGACGGCCAGCCCGCCCCCGCCAAGCCGGAGCCGGAGGACCTGTTCCCGCCGGTCGTCGTGCCGTCCGGTTCCCCCGCCGGGTCGCCGGTGTCGTCGTCGACGCCCGCATCGGCGCCGGTTCCTCGTCCCGAGCCCCACTACCGCCAGCCCAGCGCCAGCCCCTGGCTGACGACGGCGGCGATGGCGGCGATGGCGATGCTCTCGCAGCGCGGCATGCAGCAGCCGCGCACCCGCCCGTCGATGGACGACGGGGCCTTCGGCAGCTGGTCCGGTGGCCTGCCGCCGACGCCGTCCTCGGGTCGCAGCCGCAACGGAGGCGGCGGTGGTCGAGGCGGCCGGATCGTCACCCCGAGCGGGCAACGTCGGCGCGGCATGGGCCGTCGCTAG
- a CDS encoding PspA/IM30 family protein encodes MFRRWINYIKSWFGMKSKEMMDPKVEIESAINEARSRDQTLRNEAAKVIAHRTRVAGEMEDAAADVAEAKELARQALLRSDAAAQSGNAAEADKWNTAAQGIAMKLQSGQKSLASYEQQLTVADQQAELAKTAVHDNAMRLEEIAAKRMEMLGQLEAAKMQESVNSAMASINANVGGDAPSLKEIEDKIEDRMASAMAKTELTAATPDGAIAELQREVNMSGATAALDDLRSELGLGPAPALPAGDTVSGPGTVDTTTSAEPAPAVSTPQPSPPAPAPPGPPPAPGGSGSGSGSGTGSGNGAANPTDSTQFT; translated from the coding sequence GTGTTCAGACGATGGATCAACTACATCAAGTCGTGGTTCGGCATGAAGTCGAAAGAGATGATGGACCCCAAGGTCGAGATCGAATCGGCCATCAACGAGGCCCGCAGCCGCGACCAGACCCTGCGCAACGAGGCGGCCAAGGTGATCGCCCACCGCACCCGGGTGGCCGGTGAGATGGAGGACGCGGCGGCCGACGTGGCCGAGGCCAAGGAGCTGGCCCGCCAGGCGCTGCTCCGGTCCGACGCCGCGGCCCAGTCCGGCAACGCCGCCGAGGCCGACAAGTGGAACACGGCCGCCCAGGGGATCGCCATGAAGCTGCAGTCGGGGCAGAAGAGCCTCGCCTCCTACGAGCAGCAGCTCACCGTGGCCGACCAGCAGGCCGAGCTGGCCAAGACGGCCGTGCACGACAACGCCATGCGCCTGGAGGAGATCGCCGCCAAGCGCATGGAGATGTTGGGCCAGCTGGAGGCGGCGAAGATGCAGGAATCGGTCAACAGCGCGATGGCGTCGATCAACGCGAACGTCGGTGGCGATGCCCCGTCGCTCAAGGAGATCGAGGACAAGATCGAGGACCGCATGGCCTCGGCGATGGCCAAGACCGAGCTGACGGCGGCGACGCCCGACGGCGCCATCGCCGAGCTGCAGCGGGAGGTCAACATGTCGGGCGCCACCGCGGCCCTCGACGACCTCCGCAGCGAGCTGGGCCTCGGCCCGGCCCCGGCGCTGCCCGCCGGCGACACGGTGTCGGGCCCCGGCACGGTGGACACCACCACGTCGGCCGAGCCGGCGCCCGCCGTGTCGACCCCGCAGCCGTCCCCGCCGGCACCTGCACCTCCGGGCCCGCCTCCGGCTCCCGGCGGCAGCGGCAGCGGCAGCGGCAGCGGTACCGGCTCCGGCAACGGCGCCGCCAACCCCACCGACTCCACCCAGTTCACCTGA
- a CDS encoding TetR/AcrR family transcriptional regulator, translating into METRARLLDAAAAVIARHGIEGASVDAISDRAERTSGSLYGQFGSKDALVVELLDESKDVVAGRIARELEAVDTLEARLGALWRNFVEPPDSARDWLRLEHELWVWATRPGNEPSRERLARRYRTEFELLAATLAEWTAEGLIDPPLDPPRMAPVLVSALVGLEMIHRLDPAAVEETTAVRALLALLRPGSDPT; encoded by the coding sequence GTGGAGACACGGGCCCGACTGCTCGACGCCGCGGCCGCGGTGATCGCCCGCCACGGCATCGAGGGCGCCTCCGTCGACGCCATCAGCGACCGGGCGGAGCGCACGTCGGGCTCGCTGTACGGGCAGTTCGGCAGCAAGGACGCCCTGGTCGTCGAGCTGCTCGACGAGTCGAAGGACGTGGTGGCCGGCCGCATCGCCCGGGAGCTCGAAGCCGTCGACACCCTCGAGGCCCGCCTGGGGGCGCTGTGGCGCAACTTCGTCGAGCCGCCCGACAGCGCCCGCGACTGGCTGCGGCTGGAGCACGAGCTGTGGGTGTGGGCCACCCGGCCCGGCAACGAGCCGTCCCGCGAGCGCCTGGCCCGCCGCTACCGCACCGAGTTCGAGCTGCTCGCCGCCACGCTGGCCGAGTGGACCGCCGAGGGCCTGATCGACCCGCCGCTCGACCCGCCCCGGATGGCGCCCGTGCTGGTCTCCGCGCTGGTGGGGCTGGAGATGATCCACCGGCTCGACCCCGCTGCCGTCGAGGAGACCACGGCCGTGCGCGCCCTGCTGGCGCTGCTGCGCCCCGGGTCCGACCCGACCTGA
- a CDS encoding cytochrome P450 encodes MELSQVDLLEDAWAEGVPHEAFTLLRREAPVFRHPEPPEDGPGFWALTRHADVVSVSRDTATFSSERGGTFVDDQTEESLAQLRLSILNMDPPKHNRYRRLVSRGFTPRVVTQLMDAIDSRAKRIVDDVIDRGECEFVEEVAGKLPLEMICEMIGLPEEDWDRMFHLSNRLVGFDDPEFQQSPEDGQKAGAEIYAYCDQVASDRRANPRDDLMSVLVHAELDGERLDDLELNLFFVTLVVAGNETTRNLINHSMLGLIDNPGEAERLRQDPSLWATAVDEMLRWGTSIHNFRRTATRATEVHGQPIAEGDKLVMYYMSANRDEDVFADPFRFDVGRTPNDHVTFGGGGVHYCLGANLAKTQIKAIMRQLVDRLTDFEVAGPIPRLRSDFVNGIKSMPLRFSPVG; translated from the coding sequence ATGGAGCTCAGCCAAGTCGACCTGCTGGAAGACGCCTGGGCCGAGGGCGTGCCGCACGAGGCCTTCACCCTGCTGCGGCGGGAGGCCCCGGTGTTCCGCCACCCCGAGCCGCCCGAGGACGGCCCCGGCTTCTGGGCGCTCACCCGCCACGCCGACGTGGTGAGCGTGAGCCGCGACACCGCCACGTTCTCGTCGGAGCGGGGCGGCACGTTCGTCGACGACCAGACCGAGGAGTCACTGGCGCAGCTGCGCCTGTCGATCCTCAACATGGACCCGCCCAAGCACAACCGCTACCGGCGCCTGGTCAGCCGGGGGTTCACGCCCCGGGTGGTCACCCAGCTGATGGACGCGATCGACAGCCGGGCCAAGCGCATCGTCGACGACGTCATCGACCGCGGCGAGTGCGAGTTCGTGGAGGAGGTCGCCGGCAAGCTGCCGCTGGAGATGATCTGCGAGATGATCGGCCTGCCGGAGGAGGACTGGGACCGCATGTTCCACCTCTCCAACCGCCTCGTCGGCTTCGACGATCCGGAGTTCCAGCAGAGCCCCGAGGACGGCCAGAAGGCCGGCGCCGAGATCTACGCCTACTGCGACCAGGTGGCCTCCGACCGCCGCGCCAACCCCCGCGACGACCTCATGTCGGTGCTGGTGCACGCCGAGCTCGACGGCGAGCGGCTCGACGACCTGGAGCTCAACCTCTTCTTCGTCACCTTGGTGGTGGCCGGCAACGAGACCACCCGGAACCTGATCAACCACTCGATGCTGGGGCTGATCGACAACCCCGGCGAGGCCGAGCGGCTGCGCCAGGACCCGTCGCTGTGGGCCACCGCGGTCGACGAGATGCTGCGCTGGGGCACGTCGATCCACAACTTCCGCCGCACCGCCACCCGCGCCACCGAGGTGCACGGCCAGCCGATCGCCGAGGGCGACAAGCTGGTCATGTACTACATGTCGGCCAACCGCGACGAGGACGTGTTCGCCGACCCGTTCCGCTTCGACGTGGGCCGCACGCCCAACGACCACGTGACCTTCGGCGGCGGCGGCGTCCACTACTGCCTGGGCGCCAACCTGGCCAAGACCCAGATCAAGGCGATCATGCGCCAGCTGGTCGACCGCCTGACCGACTTCGAGGTGGCCGGCCCGATCCCCCGCCTCCGCTCCGACTTCGTCAACGGCATCAAGTCGATGCCGCTCCGCTTCTCGCCCGTCGGTTGA
- a CDS encoding MSMEG_0565 family glycosyltransferase, whose translation MRVALLTYSTRPRGGVVHTLSLAEALADLGVDVTVHTVGRHGDAGFFRPVASGVDVRIAPLADVDGETVGRRVLRSIAALARAVDPADYDVVHAQDCISANAVPPGRAVRTVHHLDRFTTPELAECHERAIVTPVAHVCVSRAVAAELHDGWGIEATVIPNGVDAERFAAAAASDHAGQAHWREKLGSQPVVLAVGGIEPRKGTIGLVEAMAQLPAPGARLVIAGGETLFDYRAYREEFDRACVRHGVEPLVLGPVAHDELPALVATADAFAFPSTREGFGLAAMESLAAGVPVVMSDLPVLREVFGSTVRYGADPAGLAVALGEALDHPDPTRISAGQSLAHVHTWPTAARSHLVLYRRLTG comes from the coding sequence GTGAGGGTGGCCCTGCTGACCTACTCCACCCGGCCGCGGGGCGGGGTGGTGCACACGCTGTCGCTGGCCGAGGCGCTGGCCGACCTCGGGGTCGACGTGACCGTCCACACCGTCGGCCGCCACGGCGACGCGGGCTTCTTCCGCCCGGTGGCGTCCGGGGTGGACGTGCGGATCGCCCCCCTCGCCGACGTCGACGGCGAGACCGTCGGCCGGCGGGTCCTCCGCTCGATCGCGGCGCTGGCCCGGGCGGTCGACCCCGCCGACTACGACGTCGTCCACGCCCAGGACTGCATCTCCGCCAACGCCGTGCCCCCCGGTCGGGCCGTGCGGACCGTCCACCACCTCGACCGGTTCACGACCCCCGAGCTCGCCGAGTGCCACGAGCGGGCGATCGTCACCCCGGTGGCCCACGTGTGCGTGTCGCGGGCCGTGGCCGCCGAGCTGCACGACGGCTGGGGCATAGAGGCGACGGTGATCCCCAACGGCGTCGACGCCGAGCGCTTCGCCGCCGCCGCGGCGTCGGACCACGCAGGTCAGGCCCACTGGCGGGAGAAGCTTGGGTCGCAGCCGGTGGTCTTGGCGGTCGGTGGCATCGAGCCCCGCAAGGGCACGATCGGGCTGGTCGAGGCCATGGCCCAGCTGCCCGCCCCCGGCGCCCGCCTGGTGATCGCCGGCGGCGAGACCCTGTTCGACTACCGGGCCTACCGGGAGGAGTTCGACCGGGCCTGCGTCCGCCACGGCGTCGAGCCCCTCGTGCTCGGGCCGGTGGCCCACGACGAGCTGCCCGCCCTGGTCGCCACCGCCGACGCCTTCGCCTTCCCGTCCACCAGGGAGGGCTTCGGCCTGGCCGCCATGGAGTCCCTCGCGGCCGGTGTCCCCGTGGTGATGTCCGACCTGCCGGTCCTACGCGAGGTGTTCGGCTCCACGGTCCGCTACGGCGCCGACCCCGCCGGCCTGGCCGTCGCCCTCGGCGAAGCCCTCGACCACCCAGACCCGACCCGCATCTCCGCCGGTCAGTCCCTGGCCCACGTCCACACCTGGCCCACGGCGGCCCGCTCCCACCTTGTCCTTTACCGCCGCCTCACTGGCTAG
- a CDS encoding formylglycine-generating enzyme family protein, with amino-acid sequence MTQLTNLEIGLKPAPVDPTLPTSSPPAEGMVWVPGGEFTMGADDQYPEEAPAHRVAVDGFWMDRFPVTNAAFAQFVDATGYVTLAERTPDPADYPGARPELLVPASAVFRMPRRGTPLRDIYDWWIHTPGASWRHPRGPQTSLKGLDSHPVVHVAWPDVEAYAEWAGKALPTEAEWERAARGGLDGAEFAWGAELEPGGRHMANVWQGEFPVQNRGLDGFEHTSPMRAFPPNAYGLFDMIGNVWEWTADWYQDHEAIAHACCTVDNPRGAHDGERKVMKGGSHLCAPNHCRRYRPAARMPQAVDTSTSHLGFRCVVRT; translated from the coding sequence GTGACGCAGCTGACCAACCTCGAGATCGGCCTGAAGCCCGCCCCCGTCGACCCCACGCTCCCCACGAGCAGCCCGCCCGCCGAGGGCATGGTGTGGGTCCCGGGCGGCGAGTTCACCATGGGGGCCGACGACCAGTACCCCGAGGAGGCGCCGGCCCACCGGGTGGCCGTCGACGGGTTCTGGATGGACCGCTTCCCGGTCACCAACGCGGCGTTCGCCCAGTTCGTCGACGCCACCGGCTACGTCACCCTGGCCGAGCGGACCCCCGACCCCGCCGACTACCCCGGCGCCCGCCCCGAGCTCCTCGTGCCCGCCTCGGCCGTGTTCCGCATGCCCCGCCGGGGCACGCCGCTCCGCGACATCTACGACTGGTGGATCCACACGCCGGGTGCCAGCTGGCGCCACCCGCGGGGGCCGCAGACGTCGCTGAAGGGCCTCGACAGCCACCCGGTGGTGCACGTCGCCTGGCCCGACGTCGAGGCCTACGCCGAGTGGGCCGGCAAGGCGCTCCCCACCGAGGCCGAGTGGGAGCGGGCGGCCCGGGGCGGGCTCGATGGCGCCGAGTTCGCCTGGGGCGCCGAGCTGGAGCCCGGCGGCCGCCACATGGCCAACGTGTGGCAGGGCGAGTTCCCGGTGCAGAACCGCGGGCTCGACGGCTTCGAGCACACCTCGCCTATGCGGGCCTTCCCGCCCAACGCCTACGGCCTGTTCGACATGATCGGCAACGTCTGGGAGTGGACTGCCGACTGGTACCAGGACCACGAGGCGATCGCCCACGCCTGCTGCACGGTCGACAACCCCAGGGGTGCCCACGATGGGGAGCGGAAGGTGATGAAGGGCGGCTCGCACCTCTGCGCCCCCAACCACTGCCGCCGCTACCGCCCGGCCGCCCGCATGCCCCAGGCGGTCGACACGTCCACGTCGCACCTCGGCTTCCGCTGCGTGGTCCGGACATGA
- a CDS encoding carbon-nitrogen hydrolase family protein, whose protein sequence is MTRVAVAAGHFGRDVAFNLQRIDGIVREAADSGADLLVLPHGVLTGYHDHLDGAPGDPMPDLPAPLPVDGPEVAAVAATVATSGRPDLVVCFGITEEVDGERANTAVCLDGGGVLGLHRKVHLPAGEVAWYRAGDGFTPVTTPVGRIGLLVDYDKTFPEAARCLALDGADLLVCTCAWPASRTNRARSLAGDRQRRLFDLYDRARAAENQLWLLSANQTGQHGTLRFLGQSKVVRPDGEVVASVGARAGLASVDLDVAAGIDHARRRFHHLKERRPDLYSQLEHPGSA, encoded by the coding sequence ATGACCCGGGTCGCGGTGGCGGCGGGCCACTTCGGGCGGGACGTGGCGTTCAACCTCCAGCGCATCGACGGGATCGTGCGGGAGGCCGCCGACAGCGGGGCCGACCTGCTGGTCCTGCCCCACGGCGTGCTCACCGGCTACCACGACCACCTCGACGGCGCACCCGGCGACCCGATGCCGGACCTGCCCGCGCCCCTGCCCGTCGACGGTCCCGAGGTGGCCGCCGTGGCCGCCACGGTCGCCACGTCCGGGCGACCCGACCTCGTCGTGTGCTTCGGGATCACCGAGGAGGTCGACGGCGAGCGGGCCAACACCGCGGTGTGCCTCGACGGCGGCGGCGTCCTGGGCCTCCACCGCAAGGTCCACCTGCCGGCCGGCGAGGTGGCCTGGTACCGGGCGGGCGACGGGTTCACGCCCGTCACGACACCCGTCGGGCGGATCGGCCTGCTGGTCGACTACGACAAGACCTTCCCCGAGGCCGCCCGCTGCCTGGCCCTCGACGGCGCCGACCTGCTCGTCTGCACCTGCGCCTGGCCGGCCAGCCGCACCAACCGGGCCCGCTCCCTGGCCGGCGACCGCCAGCGCCGCCTGTTCGACCTCTACGACCGGGCCCGGGCGGCCGAGAACCAGCTGTGGCTGCTGTCGGCCAACCAGACCGGCCAGCACGGCACCCTGCGGTTCCTGGGCCAGTCGAAGGTGGTGCGCCCCGACGGCGAGGTGGTCGCCTCGGTGGGCGCCCGGGCCGGCCTGGCCAGCGTCGACCTCGACGTGGCCGCCGGCATCGACCACGCCCGCCGCCGCTTCCACCACCTGAAGGAGCGCCGGCCCGACCTCTACAGCCAGCTGGAGCACCCGGGGTCGGCGTGA
- a CDS encoding glycoside hydrolase family 16 protein has protein sequence MRWGQLNRRVAAYITVCGLGASVALVPQAAVSTAGYRAVPVAALSPPEGTIPDLAALGWQPVFDENFDGTALDQSVWTVLQDDTHPVDGVHTRDTVGLDGAGHLKLSSYSDANGQDHVSSLFTGGIGDSTPTPGGFEAAYGYVEASINFPDGPASSSTFWTMSANGTDMPLGDPAASGPEIDIVEHANLPATGLWSGDFNADGRCDWPATATLPCKETFLAGGHWNGVEEDHVAMHEISVENPNPSVSLQGNYHRYGVLWTPEEYRYFVDGIEVKRTAAGQSYGLEYLVLQTYILDAASAEFGPLGSPANDVTYVDYVKVWQRPISEVPDQSTPADSTLSLPFTVQDYNYGSAERTEPGSVNVRAMSWTPDLVPNGPEGLAVSGNGPADPDGAGPLEATDGSFADGGFEGSGSWGLSGGATVSSGNKHTGDRALSLTQGGGRAAQTITDLRPSTTYLVGAHYDLGLGFDDLNANGRIDGSEGFTETGDGSARFDWGVSDVDTAQPGVQEVRTQYERNGWDEQAHEPWWERQSWPHEYVKFTTGPTTTSVELFFDNTAYVGKVQDSDVAIDSVSVRPVVNPQRTVAVRPVAGRTGDAWISLVASDASGREIGSETFRLRVGAGTLGDGSFEAGEAATPWVMSPTADVVVPQPFRGDHQLRLGATGNDTVTQHVTGLAAGTRYRLETTAQVARAGGGFGVYVQHHDGANGLVGMPVRSTTSETAAVEFITGPATTTADVLLADWNTGDGASLVEDVTLRQCATVDSCAEVATTQPEGGLPDLAAVGTQRGVSGVPLNIGANLPEGATLTGVTSTNPVLIPDLNIAVTGAGRRQAFTVTPVQDRTGAANIRVAYTGAAGSPVDIPVVVSAAALLQPGFEKGANGWGLSGTAAVDATGPHGGAQALRLDGAGAAVQRVAGLPHLTRFVLGAWVDGTADVTLRTVPVDDGEQSETLASAQLSGSGWTEQDLAFTTFQCTDCMPEDWRPVEVVISDADPGDGVPVRVDDLSLVHTPGLARIRDLSIHSGSTDWDWTSRRLLLVGRVGENAMWDDAVRSVTTADVAGFGTGVVPVANLRGPYLPDDGWPFRWGIEAKAGDRTGRSDVTVTLTDPATGNQRSETYAVTVNAGDNFDNGDFERSTLGAINTGWTRAWFNDSHDIVKAQAWQYLGQHNTHWPYVGPRDDGRVLRLSSGAAKHSITGLTPGTEYRVRLRAKGSGSTVEVRSGDAIVEAPVLGAADIAPPNGDNVWRDYTFTFTTAASGEGSTSVVLFMKDADLAGAAVPGSTWPCAQYMAGETCFDDVGVFEVADVG, from the coding sequence ATGCGCTGGGGTCAGCTGAATCGTCGCGTCGCGGCGTACATCACGGTGTGCGGTCTGGGGGCGTCGGTCGCCCTAGTACCGCAGGCCGCCGTGTCGACGGCCGGCTACCGCGCCGTGCCCGTCGCCGCCCTGTCCCCGCCCGAGGGGACGATCCCTGACCTCGCCGCCCTCGGGTGGCAGCCGGTGTTCGACGAGAACTTCGACGGCACCGCTCTCGACCAGTCGGTCTGGACCGTCCTCCAGGACGACACCCACCCCGTCGACGGCGTCCACACCCGCGACACCGTGGGCCTCGACGGCGCCGGTCACCTGAAGCTGAGCTCCTACTCGGACGCCAACGGGCAGGACCACGTGTCGAGCCTGTTCACCGGCGGGATCGGGGACAGCACGCCCACGCCCGGCGGGTTCGAGGCCGCCTACGGCTACGTCGAGGCCAGCATCAACTTCCCGGACGGGCCCGCGTCCTCCAGCACGTTCTGGACGATGTCCGCCAACGGCACCGACATGCCGCTGGGCGACCCGGCGGCATCCGGTCCCGAGATCGACATCGTCGAGCACGCCAACCTGCCGGCGACCGGCCTCTGGAGCGGCGACTTCAACGCCGACGGCCGCTGCGACTGGCCGGCGACCGCCACGCTGCCCTGCAAGGAGACGTTCCTCGCCGGCGGCCACTGGAACGGCGTGGAGGAAGACCACGTCGCGATGCACGAGATCTCGGTCGAGAACCCGAACCCCTCGGTCTCGCTGCAGGGCAACTACCACCGCTACGGCGTGCTGTGGACGCCCGAGGAGTACCGCTACTTCGTCGACGGCATCGAGGTGAAGCGCACCGCGGCCGGGCAGTCGTACGGCCTCGAGTACCTGGTGCTCCAGACCTACATCCTCGACGCCGCCAGCGCGGAGTTCGGCCCGCTGGGCAGCCCCGCCAACGACGTCACCTACGTCGACTACGTGAAGGTGTGGCAGCGCCCCATCTCCGAGGTGCCCGACCAGTCGACCCCGGCCGACTCGACGCTGTCGCTGCCGTTCACGGTGCAGGACTACAACTACGGCTCCGCCGAGCGGACCGAGCCGGGGTCGGTGAACGTGCGCGCCATGTCGTGGACCCCCGACCTGGTGCCCAACGGTCCCGAAGGCCTGGCGGTGAGCGGCAACGGCCCGGCCGACCCCGACGGCGCCGGTCCGCTCGAGGCGACCGACGGCTCGTTCGCCGACGGCGGCTTCGAGGGATCCGGGAGCTGGGGGTTGAGCGGCGGCGCCACCGTGTCGTCCGGCAACAAGCACACCGGCGACCGGGCACTGTCGCTCACCCAGGGCGGCGGGCGCGCCGCGCAGACCATCACCGACCTGCGGCCCAGCACCACCTACCTGGTGGGCGCCCACTACGACCTGGGGCTCGGCTTCGACGACCTCAACGCCAACGGCCGCATCGACGGCAGCGAGGGTTTCACCGAGACGGGCGACGGCAGCGCCCGCTTCGACTGGGGCGTCAGCGACGTCGACACGGCGCAGCCCGGCGTCCAGGAGGTCCGCACCCAGTACGAGCGCAACGGCTGGGACGAGCAGGCGCACGAGCCCTGGTGGGAGCGGCAGTCCTGGCCGCACGAGTACGTGAAGTTCACGACCGGCCCGACCACCACGTCGGTCGAGCTGTTCTTCGACAACACCGCCTACGTCGGCAAGGTCCAGGACTCCGACGTGGCGATCGACTCGGTGTCCGTGCGGCCGGTCGTCAACCCCCAGCGGACGGTCGCGGTGCGTCCCGTGGCGGGCCGCACCGGCGACGCCTGGATCTCGCTGGTGGCCAGCGACGCGTCGGGTCGCGAGATCGGCTCCGAGACGTTCCGGCTCCGCGTGGGCGCCGGAACGCTGGGGGACGGGAGCTTCGAGGCCGGCGAGGCCGCCACGCCATGGGTGATGTCGCCGACGGCGGACGTCGTGGTGCCGCAGCCATTCCGGGGCGACCACCAGCTGAGGTTGGGCGCCACCGGCAACGACACGGTGACCCAGCACGTCACCGGCCTGGCCGCGGGCACGCGCTACCGGCTCGAGACCACCGCCCAGGTGGCCCGGGCGGGCGGCGGGTTCGGGGTCTACGTCCAGCACCACGACGGTGCGAACGGCCTCGTCGGCATGCCCGTCCGCAGCACCACCAGCGAGACGGCCGCCGTCGAGTTCATCACGGGGCCCGCCACCACGACGGCCGACGTGCTGCTGGCGGACTGGAACACCGGCGACGGCGCCTCGCTGGTGGAGGACGTGACGCTGCGCCAGTGCGCCACGGTCGACTCGTGCGCGGAGGTGGCGACGACGCAGCCGGAGGGCGGCCTGCCCGACCTCGCCGCCGTCGGGACCCAGCGGGGTGTGTCGGGCGTGCCGCTGAACATCGGCGCCAACCTGCCCGAGGGCGCCACGCTGACCGGGGTGACCTCGACCAACCCGGTGCTGATCCCCGACCTGAACATCGCCGTCACCGGGGCCGGCCGCCGGCAGGCGTTCACCGTCACGCCGGTGCAGGACCGGACCGGCGCGGCCAACATCCGGGTGGCCTACACGGGCGCGGCGGGCTCGCCGGTCGACATCCCGGTGGTCGTGTCGGCCGCCGCGCTGCTCCAGCCCGGCTTCGAGAAGGGCGCCAACGGCTGGGGCCTCAGCGGCACCGCCGCCGTCGACGCCACGGGTCCCCACGGGGGCGCCCAGGCGCTGCGGCTCGATGGCGCGGGCGCGGCCGTCCAGCGTGTCGCGGGGCTGCCGCACCTCACCCGCTTCGTGCTCGGCGCCTGGGTCGACGGCACCGCGGACGTGACGCTCCGGACCGTGCCCGTCGACGACGGCGAGCAGTCGGAGACCCTGGCCAGCGCCCAGCTGTCCGGCAGCGGCTGGACCGAGCAGGATCTCGCCTTCACCACGTTCCAGTGCACCGACTGCATGCCCGAGGACTGGCGTCCCGTGGAGGTGGTGATCAGCGACGCCGACCCCGGCGACGGCGTGCCCGTCCGGGTCGACGACCTCTCGCTGGTCCACACGCCCGGGCTGGCGCGCATCCGCGACCTCTCGATCCACTCCGGGAGCACCGACTGGGACTGGACCAGCCGCCGGTTGCTGCTCGTCGGCCGCGTCGGCGAGAACGCCATGTGGGACGACGCGGTCCGCTCGGTCACCACGGCGGACGTCGCCGGCTTCGGCACCGGCGTCGTGCCGGTCGCCAACCTCCGGGGGCCGTACCTGCCGGACGACGGCTGGCCGTTCCGGTGGGGGATCGAGGCGAAGGCCGGTGACCGGACGGGACGCAGCGACGTCACCGTGACCCTCACCGACCCGGCCACCGGGAACCAGCGGAGCGAGACGTACGCGGTCACGGTCAACGCCGGCGACAACTTCGACAACGGCGACTTCGAGCGCTCGACGCTGGGGGCGATCAACACCGGCTGGACGCGGGCGTGGTTCAACGACAGCCACGACATCGTCAAGGCGCAGGCCTGGCAGTACCTCGGCCAGCACAACACGCACTGGCCCTACGTGGGCCCCCGGGACGACGGCCGGGTACTGCGGCTCTCCAGCGGGGCGGCGAAGCACTCGATCACCGGGCTGACGCCGGGCACCGAGTACCGGGTGCGGCTGCGGGCCAAGGGGAGCGGGTCGACCGTCGAGGTGCGCTCGGGCGACGCCATCGTCGAAGCCCCGGTGCTCGGTGCGGCCGAC